One part of the Eucalyptus grandis isolate ANBG69807.140 chromosome 10, ASM1654582v1, whole genome shotgun sequence genome encodes these proteins:
- the LOC104423003 gene encoding myosin-17 isoform X3, translating into MCLQLVMLHTEYRAMINEGKSNSILVSGESGAGKTETTKMLMRYLAHLGGRSGVEGRTVEQQVLESNPVLEAFGNAKTLRNNNSSRFGKFVEIQFDKNGRISGAAIRTYLLERSRVCQISNPERNYHCFYLLCAAPEEDIARYKLGSPKSFHYLNQSSCYELEGVNDAHEYLATRRAMDIVGINEEEQEAIFRVVAAILHLGNIDFAKGKEIDSSVIKDEKSRFHLNTTAELLRCDAQSLEDALIKRVMVTPEEVITRTLDPVNAIGSRDALAKTLYSRLFDWIVEKINLSIGQDPTSKSLIGVLDIYGFESFKSNSFEQFCINFTNEKLQQHFNQHVFKMEQEEYSKEEIDWSYIEFIDNQDVLDLIEKKPGGIIALLDEACMFPRSTHETFAQKLYQTFKSNKRFIKPKLSRTDFTILHYAGEVAYQADLFLDKNKDYVVAEHQALLTASKCPFAAGLFPPLPEESSKSSKFSSIGSRFKLQLQSLMETLSSTEPHYIRCVKPNNVLKPAIFENVNIIQQLRCGGVLEAIRISCAGYPTRRTFYDFLDRFSVLSPEVLEGNYDDKVACQMILDKKGLKGYQIGKTKVFLRAGQMAELDARRSEVLGNAARTIQLRMRTYMMRKQFIALREASVTIQSYCQGKMARELYEQLRREAGALKIQKNFRAFIARKSHSRLRSCAVVLQTGYRGMIARNEFRFRKQTKASVIIQAHWRCHQAYYYYKSLQKAAIVSQCGWRGRVARRELRKLKMAARETGALKEAKDKLEKRVEELTWRLQLEKRLRIDLEEAKAQEIVKLQDTINALHTKVEEANSMVIKEREAARKAIEEATPVVKETPVIVQDTEKINSLTAEIEEFKALWIKETQTAENAKKATALAEAKNNDLIKKLEDSEKKADEQHILVQRLEEKVSNLESENQVLRQQALVISPSGKAVSVRPKTTIIQRNPENNTALNGEIRKAPAQDSVLALPPSREPETEERPQKSLNEKQQENQDILIKCISEDLGFSGGRPVAACLIFKCLLHWRSFEVERTAIFDRIIQTIGAAIEVQDNNDVLAYWLSNASTLLLLLQRTLKASGAASLTPQRRRTSASIFGRVSQGLRASPQSVGFSFLNGRMLGGPDDLRQVEAKYPALLFKQQLTAFLEKIYGLIRDNLKKEISPLLGQCIQAPRTSRASMVKGRSQANAAALQALIAHWKSIVNSLNNCLKTMRANYVPPLIVRKIFTQIFSFINVQLFNSLLLRRECCSFSNGEYVKTGLAELEQWCHDATEEFVGSALDELKHIRQAVGFLVIHQKPKKSLKEITNDLCPVLSIQQLYRISTMYWDDKYGTHSVSTDVISTMRVMMTEDSNNAVSSSFLLDDDSSIPFTVEEISKSIEQIEVPEIEPPPLIRANSGFTFLLQRAE; encoded by the exons ATGTGTTTGCAGTTGGTGATGCTGCATACAG AATATAGGGCTATGATCAATGAAGGAAAGAGCAATTCAATTCTGGTCAGTGGAGAAAGTGGGGCTGGTAAAACAGAGACGACAAAGATGCTCATGAGATATCTTGCACACTTGGGGGGTCGATCAGGAGTTGAAGGAAGAACAGTGGAACAGCAAGTTCTGGAG TCAAACCCTGTTCTTGAAGCATTTGGCAATGCAAAGACATTGAGGAACAACAACTCAAG TcgatttggtaaatttgtggaGATTCAATTCGACAAAAATGGGCGGATTTCGGGGGCTGCCATTAGAACTTATCTGCTTGAAAGGTCACGTGTTTGTCAGATTTCCAACCCCGAGAGAAACTATCATTGCTTTTACCTTCTTTGTGCTGCTCCAGAGGAG GATATTGCAAGGTATAAGCTAGGAAgccctaaatcttttcactacTTGAATCAATCCAGTTGCTACGAGTTAGAAGGTGTAAATGATGCTCATGAATATCTCGCAACAAGGAGGGCTATGGATATAGTTGGGATCAATGAGGAGGAACAG GAGGCAATTTTCAGGGTTGTGGCGGCAATCCTTCATCTTGGAAACATTGATTTTGCTAAGGGAAAGGAGATTGATTCTTCAGTGATAAAGGATGAGAAGTCAAGATTTCATCTTAATACCACAGCAGAACTTCTTAG ATGTGATGCCCAAAGCTTGGAAGATGCTCTGATCAAACGTGTAATGGTGACACCTGAAGAAGTAATCACAAGAACTCTTGATCCTGTTAATGCAATTGGTAGCAGAGATGCATTAGCCAAGACACTATACTCCCGCTTGTTTGATTG GATTGttgaaaaaattaatctttCAATCGGGCAGGATCCAACATCAAAATCCCTGATTGGAGTTCTTGATATCTATggttttgaaagttttaaatcCAACAG TTTTGAGCAGTTCTGTATAAACTTCACCAATGAGAAGCTGCAACAACATTTTAATCAG CATGTCTTCAAAATGGAGCAGGAAGAGTATAGTAAAGAAGAGATAGATTGGAGCTATATCGAGTTTATTGATAATCAAGATGTATTGGATTTAATTGAAAAG AAACCTGGAGGGATTATCGCTCTTCTTGATGAGGCCTG TATGTTTCCGAGATCTACCCATGAAACATTTGCCCAGAAGTTGTACCAAACTTTTAAAAGCAACAAACGTTTTATCAAACCAAAGCTCTCTCGTACTGATTTTACTATATTACACTATGCAGGGGAG GTTGCCTACCAGGCTGATCTATTTCTGGACAAAAATAAAGATTATGTGGTGGCAGAACATCAGGCATTGCTGACTGCCTCAAAATGCCCATTTGCGGCAGGTTTATTCCCCCCACTTCCTGAAGAATCGTCCAAATCTTCTAAGTTTTCTTCCATTGGATCCCGCTTCAAG CTGCAACTTCAGTCTCTAATGGAGACGCTGAGTTCTACTGAACCTCACTACATCAGATGCGTGAAGCCAAATAATGTTCTGAAACCTGCTATATTTGAAAACGTCAATATCATCCAACAGTTACGTTGTGGT GGTGTCCTTGAAGCAATTAGGATAAGCTGTGCTGGATATCCTACCCGGCGTACCTTTTATGACTTTCTTGATCGCTTCAGTGTTCTGTCTCCAGAAGTTTTAGAAGGGAA CTACGATGATAAAGTTGCTTGTCAAATGATTCTTGATAAGAAGGGATTAAAAGGTTACCAG ATTGGGAAGACCAAAGTTTTTCTCAGAGCAGGTCAAATGGCAGAGTTAGATGCTAGGAGGTCTGAGGTGCTTGGAAATGCAGCCAGAACCATTCAGCTGCGAATGCGAACTTATATGATGCGAAAGCAGTTTATTGCATTACGCGAGGCTTCTGTCACAATACAGTCGTATTGCCAAG GCAAAATGGCTCGTGAACTTTATGAACAGTTAAGACGAGAAGCTGGAGCACTGAAGATCCAGAAGAACTTCAGGGCCTTCATTGCAAGAAAATCTCACTCGAGACTAAGGTCATGTGCTGTTGTATTGCAGACAGGATATAGGGGAATGATTGCTAGGAATGAGTTCAGATTTAGAAAACAGACCAAAGCTTCCGTCATCATCCAG GCTCATTGGCGGTGTCACCAagcatattattattataagagTCTCCAGAAAGCTGCAATTGTTTCTCAATGTGGATGGAGAGGCAGAGTTGCAAGAAGAGAGCTCAGAAAGCTCAAAATG GCTGCACGAGAAACTGGTGCCCTTAAAGAAGCAAAGGACAAGCTAGAAAAGCGTGTGGAGGAGCTTACATGGCGTCTACAACTTGAAAAGCGCTTAAGG ATTGATCTAGAGGAGGCGAAAGCCCAAGAAATTGTCAAGTTGCAGGACACAATAAATGCTTTGCATACAAAGGTGGAAGAAGCCAACTCTATGGTCATTAAAGAGCGAGAAGCAGCCAGGAAGGCTATAGAAGAAGCAACTCCAGTTGTGAAGGAAACCCCTGTCATTGTTCAAGATACAGAAAAGATCAATTCATTAACAGCTGAGATTGAAGAGTTCAAG GCATTGTGGATAAAGGAGACACAAACAGCAGAGAACGCAAAAAAAGCTACTGCTCTTGCTGAGGCCAAAAACAATGACTTGATTAAGAAGCTTGAGGATTCAGAGAAGAAGGCGGACGAACAACATATTTTAGTGCAGAG GCTTGAAGAGAAGGTCTCAAATTTGGAATCAGAAAATCAGGTACTGCGCCAACAGGCACTCGTCATATCACCATCTGGCAAAGCTGTGTCTGTGAGACCAAAGACAACAATCATTCAG AGAAATCCAGAAAACAATACTGCTCTAAATGGAGAAATTCGAAAAGCTCCG GCACAAGATTCAGTACTTGCTCTCCCTCCTTCACGGGAACCTGAGACAGAGGAAAGGCCACAGAAATCTCTCAATGAGAAGCAGCag GAGAATCAAGATATCCTTATAAAGTGCATCTCTGAAGATCTAGGGTTCTCTGGGGGCAGGCCTGTTGCTGCTTGTCTCATATTCAAATGCCTTCTTCACTGGAGATCATTCGAAGTTGAGAGAACTGCTATTTTTGACCGTATCATTCAAACAATTGGCGCAGCAATTGAG GTGCAGGACAACAACGATGTATTGGCTTATTGGTTGTCCAATGCGTCAACGTTGCTGCTACTCTTACAGCGTACACTAAAGGCTAGTGGAGCAGCAAGCTTGACTCCACAGCGGCGAAGGACATCAGCTTCTATATTTGGAAGAGTGTCTCAA GGTCTACGAGCTTCTCCACAAAGTGTTGGGTTCTCATTTCTTAATGGTCGGATGCTTGGTGGCCCTGACGACTTGCGACAAGTTGAAGCCAAGTATCCAGCTTTGCTTTTCAAGCAACAACTTACAGCTTTTCTGGAGAAGATATATGGACTGATTAGAGATAATCTGAAGAAAGAGATCTCCCCCTTGCTGGGACAATGTATTCAG GCACCTAGAACATCACGTGCTAGCATGGTGAAGGGGCGTTCTCAGGCCAATGCTGCCGCTCTTCAAGCTTTAATTGCTCATTGGAAAAGTATAGTGAACAGCCTAAACAATTGCTTGAAGACGATGAGAGCCAATTAT GTTCCACCATTAATTGTCCGCAAGATTTTCACTcagatattttcatttattaatgtCCAATTATTTAACAG TCTTCTCCTGAGGCGTGAATGTTGCTCCTTTAGCAATGGGGAGTATGTAAAAACAGGGCTTGCTGAGTTAGAGCAGTGGTGCCATGATGCAACTGAGGAG TTTGTGGGATCAGCTTTGGATGAATTAAAGCATATCAGACAAGCAGTCGGCTTCTTG GTCATACATCAAAAACCAAAGAAGAGCTTGAAAGAGATAACCAATGATCTTTGCCCT gttcttagcATTCAGCAATTATACAGGATCAGTACAATGTACTGGGATGACAAATATGGCACCCATAGTGTATCAACAGAT GTCATTTCAACCATGAGAGTTATGATGACAGAGGATTCCAACAATGCCGTTAGCAGTTCTTTCCTATTGGATGATGATTCGAG CATCCCGTTCACGGTGGAAGAAATTTCAAAGTCAATTGAACAGATCGAGGTGCCCGAAATTGAACCTCCGCCTCTAATTCGTGCGAATTCAGGCTTTACATTCTTGCTACAACGTGCAGAATGA